From a region of the Paenibacillus sp. FSL R10-2734 genome:
- a CDS encoding ABC transporter ATP-binding protein, with protein sequence MDIVIEMNGVSKLYKDKKAVDNISFNIAKGSITAILGPNGAGKTTALGMLLGLLEPTEGTVKIFGQHPKDKAVREKTGAMLQEVSVMDRLKVREIIALIRSYYPQPMDMEFLIKATGLVPADLNRYAEKLSGGQKRSLGFALALAGDPELIFFDEPTVGLDITSRRLFWDTVRGLAEQGKTIVFTTHYLQEAEDIADRILLFSKGHLVADGSPDEIKSRIVKRSVSFLPVGDRSELRKSLLELTAIEDCYEKEGRIHVTTDDTDEALRAIFVTGLPVKDVRIDQGRLDDAFEQLTLNQEEAISR encoded by the coding sequence ATGGACATTGTTATAGAGATGAATGGAGTCAGCAAATTATATAAGGATAAGAAAGCGGTAGATAACATTAGTTTCAACATTGCTAAAGGATCGATTACAGCGATTCTAGGACCCAACGGAGCAGGTAAAACAACGGCGTTAGGAATGTTATTGGGGCTGTTAGAGCCCACTGAAGGTACAGTGAAAATATTCGGACAACATCCGAAAGATAAAGCGGTACGTGAAAAAACTGGTGCAATGCTGCAGGAGGTAAGTGTCATGGACCGGCTAAAGGTTCGGGAGATCATTGCTCTGATCCGTAGCTATTATCCACAGCCTATGGATATGGAGTTTCTAATTAAGGCTACGGGACTTGTGCCAGCGGATTTGAATAGATACGCCGAGAAGCTTTCGGGCGGTCAAAAGCGTAGTCTGGGCTTTGCACTGGCACTGGCGGGTGATCCGGAGCTGATCTTTTTTGATGAACCTACGGTTGGGCTTGATATTACTTCACGGCGGCTATTCTGGGATACGGTTCGTGGACTTGCGGAGCAAGGAAAGACGATTGTGTTCACGACGCATTATTTACAGGAAGCAGAAGATATCGCGGATCGCATTCTGTTGTTCAGCAAAGGCCATTTAGTTGCGGACGGAAGTCCAGATGAGATTAAATCGCGGATTGTGAAGCGTTCGGTGTCCTTCCTGCCTGTAGGTGATCGATCCGAATTACGCAAAAGCCTGCTGGAACTAACCGCTATTGAAGATTGCTATGAAAAAGAAGGTCGAATTCATGTAACGACAGATGATACGGATGAAGCGCTGCGAGCGATTTTTGTGACTGGACTTCCCGTGAAGGATGTTCGGATCGATCAGGGACGCCTGGATGACGCTTTTGAACAATTGACTTTGAACCAAGAGGAGGCTATTTCACGATGA
- the nfsA gene encoding oxygen-insensitive NADPH nitroreductase, protein MQVNNDTISLLMNHASVRKYQDKPVSDEQLAAIIGAGQMASTSSNVQAYSVIAVTDSDLRSELAGLAGNQAYIEQCPVFLVWCADLYRLREVTKPHLQGETSYEDSTENLIVATVDVTLAAQNAAVAAESLGLGIVYIGGIRNRIAEVSELLGLPELVYPIFGMCVGYPDGASSLRPRLPLEAVLHRNRYNTETTVEQVKTYDKVSSDYMRERTHGAKDTPWSVIMAERLAQPARLHMKEFLEEKGFFKR, encoded by the coding sequence GTGCAAGTAAATAATGATACGATTTCTCTATTAATGAACCATGCATCCGTCCGCAAGTATCAGGATAAGCCGGTAAGTGATGAGCAGCTTGCAGCTATTATTGGAGCAGGTCAGATGGCGTCGACCTCCAGCAATGTACAAGCTTATAGTGTAATTGCAGTTACTGACTCAGACTTGAGATCAGAGCTTGCCGGATTGGCGGGTAATCAGGCTTATATAGAACAATGCCCAGTCTTCTTGGTCTGGTGTGCTGATCTGTATCGACTGCGTGAGGTGACGAAGCCTCATTTGCAAGGAGAGACTTCTTATGAAGACTCTACTGAGAACCTGATTGTAGCTACCGTTGATGTTACGCTTGCTGCACAGAATGCTGCCGTGGCTGCGGAATCGCTTGGACTCGGGATCGTATACATCGGAGGAATCCGTAATCGGATCGCAGAAGTATCGGAGCTGCTGGGACTCCCTGAACTGGTCTATCCGATATTTGGAATGTGTGTGGGCTACCCTGATGGTGCCTCGAGCCTGCGTCCGCGTCTTCCATTAGAGGCTGTTCTGCATCGTAATCGCTATAATACCGAAACAACAGTGGAGCAGGTCAAGACTTACGATAAAGTCTCTTCAGACTATATGCGTGAGCGGACCCATGGCGCCAAGGATACACCGTGGTCGGTGATCATGGCGGAGCGATTGGCTCAGCCAGCACGACTGCATATGAAGGAGTTCCTAGAGGAAAAGGGATTCTTCAAGAGATAA